One stretch of Patescibacteria group bacterium DNA includes these proteins:
- a CDS encoding four helix bundle protein: MQTKSFRDLIVWQKSRDLGVEIYKLTKSMPKEELYGMVSQMRRAAISISSNIAEGYNRAHPIEKRQFMRIAYGSGSELESQIEVAKIIYPKLSYKLSESLLLEVLKILNKFINR; the protein is encoded by the coding sequence ATGCAGACGAAATCATTTAGAGATTTGATTGTTTGGCAGAAGTCGCGCGATTTGGGGGTTGAGATATACAAGTTGACAAAGAGTATGCCCAAAGAGGAACTCTACGGCATGGTGAGTCAGATGAGAAGGGCGGCGATCTCCATATCGTCCAATATCGCCGAAGGATATAATCGCGCGCATCCGATAGAGAAGAGGCAGTTTATGCGCATCGCCTATGGTTCAGGATCGGAATTAGAAAGCCAGATCGAAGTCGCAAAGATTATATATCCAAAGTTAAGTTATAAGTTATCAGAAAGTTTATTACTCGAAGTACTAAAGATCCTAAATAAATTTATCAACCGATAA
- a CDS encoding Ig-like domain-containing protein, which yields MKYARTTIILLAIMAGLAIATAVHAARFELSPASAALNQGCDSVVNIVLSTEGSESDAANVIIQYNPAEVEITDTNPAIPGIQIGQGNAYDIYADNIVDPAIGQIRLTGFSIGHAYNSGLLYGVFGSIPFKSRPGIAAATFTIFYEAGSTLDSNIAEYITSDDLLTGVRNGSYTFAVGECVSDVTPPWVTNPQPAPGSTGVPLSSNTTFHILDNMSGVDLSSLRINVQGIEYNYDGVNRFSYSGTALDYAITIDPIADFPDGVMVRVEVNGRDLDGNTMSPYRWYFNEPPIPPPVPPTCTELGCPEPDECAPPEELPACEEPEVLPIPEPTVPPGEQISIDAIEFLAANRTVRLYPDGVNAVRVLVGTSYSVQISHENLAKEVGSIWWYSGASTYQLAQSAAGDFWTDIGAYASITAVPSHIIINYADGTIDVRDFTVRTVPRGNVYEQIGENESMVSGARVTIYQAGTTPGIWNAGTYNQINPVWTSNDGQFGFYVPQGYYYIEVQKPGYDLARSLSFYARSSIVNNPMLLTKIPGPVTPIDAITQTAVLVGETVADMAARTQSAIVAAIPATQEQIDSAVGIIAPAAIGLAFLNLGTAISFANLIPFLWGLFTQPLLLLGRGKRKRWGVVYNSLTKIPIDLAIVRLIEARTGKIIRTRITDREGRYFFMAKLGIYRIEVKKPGFLFPTINLRDAKEDFQYLDVYHGEIIQVREESRQITANIPLDPIAGAEKSKWLIVRSYLKKAQQYAASLSVMVAIGLLVVNPSWFMLGYLILQIALLLLFRRLAQPAKPKGWGIVYDKKTRRPIANAIVRIFDLEFSRLLETQVTDGQGKYSFLVGSNRYFTTYEKPGFVVKKLAPIDYSKMKERTMVAYDVGLERAKDIAASEQKNAASGSVQVGGGEEWKNENRI from the coding sequence ATGAAATACGCACGCACAACAATAATACTGCTTGCCATAATGGCAGGGCTCGCAATTGCCACGGCCGTCCACGCCGCGCGATTTGAATTATCGCCTGCGAGTGCGGCCCTGAATCAGGGTTGCGACTCGGTGGTGAACATCGTGCTTAGTACCGAAGGAAGCGAATCCGATGCCGCTAATGTCATTATCCAATACAATCCGGCTGAAGTGGAAATTACGGACACAAACCCGGCCATTCCGGGAATCCAGATTGGCCAGGGCAATGCCTATGATATATACGCCGATAATATTGTCGATCCGGCAATCGGCCAGATTCGGTTGACCGGATTTTCCATCGGCCATGCCTACAACAGCGGCTTATTGTACGGAGTCTTTGGTTCGATTCCATTCAAGAGCCGGCCCGGGATTGCGGCAGCCACTTTCACAATTTTTTATGAGGCTGGGAGCACGCTTGATTCAAATATTGCTGAATACATCACAAGCGACGATCTTCTCACCGGCGTGCGAAACGGATCTTATACATTCGCGGTTGGCGAGTGCGTGAGCGATGTAACACCGCCCTGGGTTACGAATCCTCAGCCCGCGCCTGGTTCAACCGGCGTGCCGCTTTCAAGCAACACTACTTTTCACATTCTGGATAACATGTCCGGAGTTGACCTCTCGTCGCTCCGCATCAATGTCCAGGGAATTGAATATAATTATGACGGCGTCAACCGTTTCAGCTATTCTGGCACGGCGCTCGATTACGCAATCACGATTGATCCGATTGCCGATTTTCCGGACGGCGTTATGGTGCGCGTCGAAGTAAACGGCCGCGATCTTGACGGCAACACCATGTCACCTTATCGCTGGTATTTTAACGAACCGCCGATTCCGCCGCCGGTCCCGCCAACCTGTACCGAGCTCGGTTGCCCGGAACCTGATGAATGTGCTCCGCCGGAAGAACTTCCGGCGTGTGAAGAACCCGAGGTTTTGCCCATCCCCGAACCCACTGTGCCGCCCGGAGAGCAGATAAGTATTGATGCCATTGAATTCTTGGCTGCGAACCGCACGGTTCGTTTGTATCCCGACGGAGTCAATGCCGTGCGCGTACTTGTGGGTACTTCGTACAGCGTGCAAATCAGCCATGAAAATCTCGCCAAAGAAGTGGGCTCAATCTGGTGGTATTCGGGTGCGTCAACATATCAACTCGCGCAAAGTGCGGCGGGTGATTTCTGGACCGACATCGGCGCCTATGCTTCAATCACCGCGGTTCCTTCACACATCATTATAAATTACGCAGATGGCACCATTGATGTGCGCGACTTTACGGTGCGGACCGTGCCGCGAGGCAATGTGTACGAACAAATCGGCGAAAATGAATCCATGGTTTCCGGCGCCAGGGTGACGATTTATCAAGCCGGCACCACGCCTGGAATCTGGAATGCCGGAACCTACAATCAGATAAATCCGGTATGGACTTCAAATGACGGCCAGTTCGGCTTTTATGTGCCGCAGGGCTATTACTACATTGAGGTGCAAAAGCCGGGATATGATCTGGCGCGGTCGCTCTCGTTCTATGCGCGCAGTTCCATTGTTAATAATCCCATGCTTCTTACGAAAATTCCCGGACCGGTTACTCCGATTGACGCGATTACACAGACCGCAGTACTGGTCGGCGAAACCGTGGCCGATATGGCCGCGCGGACACAGTCCGCGATTGTCGCCGCCATTCCGGCAACTCAGGAACAGATTGATTCAGCCGTCGGTATTATCGCGCCCGCCGCCATCGGCCTCGCATTCCTGAATCTCGGTACCGCGATTTCATTCGCTAATCTGATTCCGTTCTTGTGGGGGCTCTTTACCCAACCGCTGCTCTTGCTCGGCCGGGGCAAAAGAAAAAGATGGGGAGTGGTTTACAATTCACTCACCAAGATACCGATTGATCTCGCTATCGTCCGCCTGATTGAAGCCCGGACCGGAAAAATAATTCGCACTCGCATCACCGACCGTGAGGGCCGATATTTCTTCATGGCCAAACTGGGAATTTACCGCATTGAAGTAAAAAAGCCGGGTTTTCTGTTTCCCACGATAAATTTACGCGATGCCAAGGAGGATTTTCAGTATCTGGATGTTTATCACGGTGAGATTATTCAGGTTCGCGAAGAAAGTCGCCAAATTACGGCTAATATTCCGCTTGATCCGATCGCCGGCGCCGAGAAATCAAAATGGCTTATTGTTCGTTCATACTTAAAGAAGGCGCAACAGTACGCGGCTTCACTTTCGGTTATGGTGGCCATCGGACTCTTGGTCGTCAACCCCTCATGGTTTATGCTCGGGTATCTTATTCTGCAAATCGCTCTTCTTCTGCTTTTCCGTCGCCTGGCTCAGCCTGCCAAGCCAAAGGGCTGGGGCATAGTTTACGACAAAAAAACCCGCCGGCCGATTGCCAATGCCATTGTGCGTATCTTTGACCTTGAATTCAGCCGTCTTTTGGAAACCCAGGTCACGGACGGACAGGGCAAGTATTCATTCCTGGTCGGCAGTAATCGGTATTTCACCACCTACGAAAAGCCCGGTTTCGTGGTAAAGAAATTAGCGCCAATTGATTATTCAAAAATGAAAGAAAGAACCATGGTGGCTTATGATGTGGGGCTGGAGCGGGCCAAGGACATTGCGGCATCAGAGCAGAAAAATGCGGCCAGTGGGTCAGTGCAAGTCGGAGGCGGAGAAGAGTGGAAGAACGAGAATAGAATCTAG
- a CDS encoding DNA recombination protein RmuC, with protein sequence MQNYLSMFLLLLLIALIILLAYFVFSKRNTDTNQDRGLKDLQTQVKEIQSELKSSLEKNLDFLQKQSGDSSRLIQSVTARLEQLDATNKQVVNFASQLQSLENILKNPKHRGILGEYFLESVLSNVLPPNHFTMQYAFKNGEIVDAAIFVRDKIIPIDAKFSLEKYNLIQEENDKVRRNLLEREFKQDLKLRIDETSKYIRPNENTTDFALMFIPAEGVYYSLLIATVGAVDVSSQNLIEYANSKKVVIVSPTTFIAYLQTILQALKALKVEENIKEVIAGLQKLNKHYLNFDNYLIKLGDQFGTVVNTYNSAYKEFAKINKDMNKLTGSEDLVEPKQLDKPADLS encoded by the coding sequence ATGCAAAACTATCTATCAATGTTTTTACTATTACTGCTTATTGCCTTGATCATTTTGCTGGCTTATTTTGTTTTTTCAAAACGCAATACTGACACGAATCAGGACCGTGGGCTTAAAGATCTGCAAACCCAGGTCAAGGAAATCCAAAGCGAACTTAAATCTTCACTTGAGAAGAACCTGGATTTTTTGCAAAAGCAATCCGGCGACTCCAGCCGCTTAATCCAGTCTGTTACTGCCCGACTTGAACAACTTGATGCCACAAACAAACAGGTGGTTAATTTTGCATCACAATTGCAGAGCCTGGAAAATATTCTAAAAAACCCCAAACATCGTGGTATTTTGGGGGAATACTTTCTTGAATCGGTTTTATCCAACGTTTTGCCCCCCAATCACTTCACCATGCAGTACGCTTTCAAAAACGGCGAAATTGTTGATGCCGCAATATTTGTCCGCGACAAAATCATCCCCATTGACGCAAAATTTTCTCTGGAAAAATATAATCTAATCCAGGAAGAAAATGACAAAGTGCGCCGAAATTTGCTTGAACGCGAATTTAAACAAGACTTAAAACTACGCATTGACGAAACAAGCAAATACATCCGGCCAAATGAAAACACCACTGATTTCGCACTCATGTTTATTCCGGCCGAAGGCGTATATTACAGTTTGCTCATTGCGACCGTCGGCGCGGTTGACGTCAGTTCCCAGAACCTGATTGAATATGCCAACAGCAAAAAGGTTGTCATTGTTTCACCGACCACGTTTATCGCTTATCTGCAGACGATTTTGCAGGCTTTAAAGGCTTTGAAGGTTGAAGAAAATATTAAAGAGGTTATCGCCGGTCTGCAAAAACTTAACAAGCACTATCTAAATTTTGATAATTATTTAATTAAACTTGGCGATCAATTTGGCACTGTGGTGAATACTTATAATTCTGCCTACAAGGAATTTGCCAAAATTAACAAGGACATGAATAAACTAACCGGCAGCGAGGACTTGGTTGAACCCAAGCAACTTGACAAGCCGGCGGATTTATCGTAA